One window from the genome of Osmerus eperlanus chromosome 3, fOsmEpe2.1, whole genome shotgun sequence encodes:
- the lacc1 gene encoding purine nucleoside phosphorylase LACC1, translated as MSTIFVVDLISFPCSNYTDSLEKQIDGVRTALTEETDGTIYILTGPHYERVNGPNGTKHATLLDTVSYGNRNVEVLNFSTVAECLYRFKLAVDELEFKSIKVITSEPGVALLQLYQEQLFTALYTFEYVAVGDLTDVPTVTPLSDVKQEVSSFLQQLPAVKGDVTILRSTLIADCFSHGFSTRQGGISTIDTLSSLNLFSSSRRRDPQGVVSENVRRLAVTAGFYPRRLHMVKVNHGNDVWVMGKNEPESYDGIVTNQRGVVIAAPGADCMPLLFVDPVLKVIGAAHAGWKGTLMGVAMATVNAMVEGFGSNVRDVRAVIGPSVGLCCFSWKKEQALEFLDIQPSCVLNPDADKPHINIQLATRLLLQKGGVLPEHIHDNTVTDRPSVTLCTACHPESFFSHVRDGLNFGTQIGFLWIKETERTGRDRD; from the exons ATGTCTACAATATTTGTAGTAGACCTTATTTCATTTCCATGTTCGAACTACACTGACAGCCTTGAAAAACAGATAGATGGCGTTCGGACCGCTTTAACTGAAGAAACAGACGGTACAATCTACATTTTGACGGGACCACACTATGAGCGAGTCAACGGTCCAAATGGCACCAAACATGCAACACTGCTGGATACAGTGTCCTACGGAAACAGAAATGTTGAAGTCTTGAACTTTAGTACCGTTGCTGAATGCCTCTACCGTTTCAAACTTGCCGTGGACGAGTTGGAATTCAAGTCGATTAAGGTAATCACATCAGAACCTGGTGTAGCGTTGTTGCAATTATATCAGGAGCAACTTTTCACTGCATTATACACTTTCGAGTATGTTGCTGTCGGCGACCTCACTGACGTGCCAACAGTGACACCTTTGAGTGATGTCAAGCAAGAGGTGTCGAGCTTTCTACAGCAACTACCTGCAGTGAAAGGAGATGTTACCATCCTGAGGTCCACTTTGATTGCAG ACTGTTTCTCCCATGGGTTCAGCACTCGTCAAGGTGGCATCTCCACCATCGACACCCTGTCTTCTTTGAACCTGTTCAGTAGCTCCAGGAGACGCGACCCCCAAGGAGTCGTGTCCGAGAATGTCCGCAGACTGGCGGTCACTGCTGGGTTTTACCCACGGCGTCTCCACATGGTCAAG GTGAACCACGGCAATGATGTGTGGGTGATGGGCAAGAATGAGCCCGAGAGCTATGACGGGATTGTGACCAATCAGAGGGGCGTTGTCATAGCAGCTCCAGGGGCGGACTGCATGCCCCTCCTCTTCGTTGACCCAGTATTAAAGGTGATCGGGGCAGCTCATGCAG GCTGGAAGGGTACCCTGATGGgagttgccatggcaacagtaAATGCCATGGTGGAGGGGTTTGGCAGTAATGTGCGTGACGTCCGTGCGGTGATTGGACCGTCGGTGGGGCTGTGTTGTTTTAGCTGGAAGAAGGAGCAGGCCCTGGAGTTCCTAGACATCCAGCCCTCCTGTGTCCTCAACCCGGACGCCGACAAACCTCATATCAACATCCAATTGGCTACCAG ATTACTCCTCCAGAAAGGCGGAGTTCTCCCGGAGCATATCCATGACAACACAGTGACGGACAGGCCAAGTGTGACGCTCTGCACCGCATGCCACCCTGAGTCCTTCTTCTCCCACGTGAGAGACGGGCTCAACTTCGGCACCCAGATCGGCTTCCTGTGGATCAAGGAGACAGAAAGgactgggagagacagggactAA